AAGGGATGTCATGAGCGACACCTTTAGGGCTCAAACCCGTAATGAGATCATCGTAGATGGGGTAATTCACGTTTTGGGAATTGCTTTCGGGTCGGGCGCAACAACTGCTCTTGTGATTTTGCTCTGGGCTGCCAATGACCCGGCACGCAAAGCAACACTATTCATTTATGCAGGTTGCTTAATGACCATGCTTATTTGTTCGGCAACCTATAATATGCTGGCAAAACAAAATCGTGTCGGCATACTCAGGCGTTTAGACCACTCAGCTATTTTCTTAATGATTGCAGGTACATATACACCGTTGTGTCTTATGGTACTAGGTGGATGGACAGGTACAATCTTACTCTCTATCGTGTGGGCAGGAGCCATTGCCGGAGCAACCATCAAGATACTGGGCCTCACTCAGTTTAAACGCTTCACGGTTCCCATCTACCTCGCACTTGGTTGGGCTGCCGTCTTTGCCATTGTGCCACTCTACAATCAGTCTTCCATTGCTGGTTTTGTCTTTATAGCGATCGGCGGAGCGCTCTACACCTTTGGCACGTTGTTCTATATTTGGAAAAATCTCCCGTTCCAGAATGCTATCTGGCATGGGTTTGTGCTGACTGCAGCCGTGTGCCATTTTGTGGCTATCGTTATTGATGTTGCTGCACCTAGCATCACCTAGCGTTCCTGCAAATAGCAGAGGGGCATTTATGTGCCCCCTCTAACTCTGTTACTCTTGTCTACCTTTGCCTATACCTTCTCGGTATCCTGCGTTTTCCCGATCACAACAACTCTGGTGTATCGAGGAACTCTTTTATATAAATCAATCACATCCTGATGCCACATGCGGATACAGCCTGACGAGACGCTGCGGCCAATGCTGTTTGGATTGTTGGTGCCATGTATGCGGTAGAGAGTGTCTTCGTTTCCCTGCCAGAGATACATAGCCCGCGCTCCCAGTGGGTTTTTAGGGCCACCGGGCATACCGTTTTGCCAATAACGCTGTAAATGAGGCTTGCGCTTGATCATTTCCTGTGGAGGGCGCCAGAATGGCCATTCCGCTTTAGCGCGGATGATGGCCTTGCCATTCCACGCATACCCGGCCTTTCCAACACCGATTCCATAGCGCAAAGCTTTTCGACTGTTTAACGTCCAGTACAGGTGGTGCGCATAGGGGTCG
This genomic window from Pseudovibrio sp. M1P-2-3 contains:
- a CDS encoding L,D-transpeptidase, with product MFKFLNKSYPPSETRKYPGNNILDLGQGGPHVCRRGFVVGSLAFVVGCQTIGLPGEPPLPEPKPDYEAMYAATSDGDFNIPAVRYKRFDHNYLRQVADYPNSYSPGTIVVDPYAHHLYWTLNSRKALRYGIGVGKAGYAWNGKAIIRAKAEWPFWRPPQEMIKRKPHLQRYWQNGMPGGPKNPLGARAMYLWQGNEDTLYRIHGTNNPNSIGRSVSSGCIRMWHQDVIDLYKRVPRYTRVVVIGKTQDTEKV
- the trhA gene encoding PAQR family membrane homeostasis protein TrhA, whose product is MSDTFRAQTRNEIIVDGVIHVLGIAFGSGATTALVILLWAANDPARKATLFIYAGCLMTMLICSATYNMLAKQNRVGILRRLDHSAIFLMIAGTYTPLCLMVLGGWTGTILLSIVWAGAIAGATIKILGLTQFKRFTVPIYLALGWAAVFAIVPLYNQSSIAGFVFIAIGGALYTFGTLFYIWKNLPFQNAIWHGFVLTAAVCHFVAIVIDVAAPSIT